A single region of the Manihot esculenta cultivar AM560-2 chromosome 12, M.esculenta_v8, whole genome shotgun sequence genome encodes:
- the LOC110627886 gene encoding uncharacterized GPI-anchored protein At4g28100, translated as MFSKTLAFVLHIFFFSFYTPCLAGFLAQPVSNQNQPIKLGDYSTANTVPAFPVQSESQTCRLDLSEELFGGVNEACGRDLDRSRCCPVLAAWLFAAHARYALQVPASAPASAEPNQPMMPDDSQKCVNTLQRALLSKNVKIPQPNTSCDAILCFCGIRLHQISSLSCPAAFSVSSGFHNATPTAAVRNLEKNCNNSSYAGCTNCLGALQKLKASNKNKREEERDDRARKMFSRDCQLMGLTWLLARNKTAFIPTVSAVLRAIMYSAHPPHKSKCSPDQENMPLAVDSLQFEKAQSCSSPLSWSLLPVMILVSLFVY; from the exons ATGTTCTCAAAGACACTAGCTTTTGTTTTACACATCTTTTTCTTCAGCTTCTATACTCCTTGTCTTGCCGGCTTTCTAGCCCAACCAGTATCTAACCAAAACCAGCCAATAAAACTGGGGGACTACTCCACCGCTAATACTGTCCCGGCATTCCCTGTTCAATCAGAGTCGCAAACTTGTCGGTTGGACCTCTCAGAGGAGCTCTTTGGAGGCGTCAACGAAGCGTGTGGCCGAGACCTGGACAGGAGCAGGTGTTGCCCGGTTTTAGCGGCGTGGCTCTTCGCTGCTCATGCCCGGTACGCCCTCCAGGTCCCAGCATCTGCCCCGGCATCGGCGGAACCTAACCAACCAATGATGCCGGACGACTCGCAAAAATGCGTGAATACGTTGCAAAGAGCATTGTTGAGCAAGAACGTGAAGATACCGCAACCCAATACGAGCTGTGATGCTATATTGTGCTTTTGTGGCATTAGGCTTCACCAGATCAGCTCTTTAAGTTGTCCTGCGGCTTTCAGTGTCAGCTCTGGGTTCCATAATGCTACTCCCACTGCTGCTGTGAGAAATTTGGAGAAGAATTGTAACAATTCCTCGTATGCTGGGTGCACGAATTGCCTTGGCGCCCTCCAAAAG CTAAAAGCCAGCAATAAGAACAAAAGAGAGGAAGAAAGAGATGACAGGGCAAGAAAGATGTTCAGTAGGGATTGCCAGTTGATGGGTCTCACATGGCTGCTTGCCCGGAACAAGACTGCCTTTATACCAACGGTTTCAGCTGTTTTGCGAGCCATAATGTACAGTGCTCATCCACCCCACAAGTCCAAGTGTAGCCCGGACCAAGAAAACATGCCATTGGCCGTTGATTCTCTGCAGTTCGAAAAGGCACAATCTTGTTCGTCGCCGCTATCCTGGTCTCTTTTGCCCGTAATGATTCTGGTTTCCCTGTTTGTATATTAA